From Besnoitia besnoiti strain Bb-Ger1 chromosome X, whole genome shotgun sequence, one genomic window encodes:
- a CDS encoding hypothetical protein (encoded by transcript BESB_015860) translates to MANAAPRMRRAAVEVREDRARIFESRDEVSTEEQVMGAVADAIGGLSGARAGRSRRGTVRRRLTKASRTLFVFTTLVALSIALLRFSSCMRKLALGRVVPEFGIGVGQQARRRLASADGEKSREEDLVEACKRQSVEEAAAQREVLLDWYVEPQASSHEESGMPEDVALMEAVIDSSQASEEQLEDLRAKVENAESGRAFGKSLGEGVHQFRGVGGVTVEQLTEGVSVSEDSLDLESPVSNSRGEYFAPESNVWSFAGLAGERPGLEIGPVGTRFWETKCREWLQQKVEEEAKRLAMIHLHVKHVHASASDAAQGKEREALVREWFPDAEDRRDTEEYLTAVFGKEVFDAVVSAQFLASPVLKQYAAGVDLVERQILWGCTTAESVEMETADAEEPQVESELMLREAWERRPDSYTWDQGPSDELLLWLGERALKTKVEAEAESAASSSVADSSTPAEAEHALLGDPTPSGSAEEDGALGQGAAAPPRGSSEAGGERSLASRGFELAFSLEEARILEGLLPDAQSLFTEAFGREGGEDLTVQQKAASARVSVLSALGDREFGEALTRRADRRTL, encoded by the coding sequence ATGGCGAATGCGGCACCGCGTatgcggcgcgctgccgttGAGGTGCGCGAGGATCGGGCACGAATTTTCGAGAGCCGTGACGAAGTCAGCACGGAGGAGCAGGTTATGGGCGCAGTTGCTGATGCAATCGGCGGTCTCTCAGGTGCAAGGGCGGGGAGATCGCGGAGAGGCACGGTGCGGCGTCGACTCACGAAGGCGTCTCGCACGCTGTTTGTTTTCACGACGCTCGTGGCACTGAGCATTGCACTCCTTCGGTTCTCGTCGTGCATGCGTAAGCTCGCACTCGGCCGAGTTGTGCCCGAATTCGGTATCGGTGTAggccagcaggcgcgccgcagactggcttctgcagacggcgagaaaTCCCGAGAGGAAGACCTGGTCGAGGCGTGCAAGAGGCAGAGTGTGGaggaagctgcagcgcagcgggaGGTGCTCCTGGACTGGTACGTGGAGCCCCAGGCCAGCTCCCACGAGGAAAGTGGGATGCCTGAGGACGTTGCGCTGATGGAGGCTGTGATTGACTCGTCTCAGGCTTCTGAGGAGCAGCTGGAGGACCTGCGCGCCAAGGTGGAGAATGCTGAGTCCGGGCGTGCTTTTGGCAAGTCGCTCGGTGAGGGCGTGCACCAGTTTCGGGGTGTCGGAGGGGTGACCGTGGAACAGCTGACAGAGGGAGTTTCTGTGTCAGAGGACAGCCTCGACCTCGAATCGCCCGTCTCTAATAGCCGGGGAGAGTACTTCGCTCCTGAATCAAACGTCTGGTCATTTGCCGGTCTAGCCGGTGAACGGCCGGGACTGGAGATCGGCCCGGTGGGGACACGGTTCTGGGAGACCAAGTGCCGAGAGTGGCTACAGCAGAAagtggaggaggaagccaAGCGTCTTGCTATGATCCACTTGCACGTAAAGCACGTTCATGCGTCCGCTAGCGATGCGGCGCAGGGcaaggagagggaggcacTTGTTCGCGAATGGTTCCCGGATGCGGAGGACAGGCGTGATACTGAGGAATATCTCACTGCGGTTTTCGGCAAAGAGGTGTTTGACGCGGTTGTGAGCGCACAATTTCTTGCTTCACCGGTTCTCAAGCAGTACGCCGCCGGTGTAGACCTAGTGGAGCGCCAGATTCTCTGGGGGTGTACAACGGCTGAATCTGTAGAGATGGagaccgcagacgccgaagagcccCAGGTGGAGTCCGAGCTCATGCTCCGCGAAGCATGGGAGCGTCGGCCTGACAGTTACACCTGGGACCAGGGTCCGTCTGACGAGTTGCTGCTGTGGCTGGGGGAGCGTGCTCTGAAGACGAAAGtggaggcggaagcggagagTGCTGCTTCGTCGAGCGTCGCTGACTCGTCCACGCCTGCTGAGGCTGAGCATGCATTGCTGGGGGACCCGACGCCTTCGGggtcggcggaggaggacggtgCGCTCGGTCAGGGTGCTGCCGCTCCACCTCGCGGATCTTCAGAGGCTGGCGGAGAAAGGAGCCTTGCAAGCAGGGGGTTCGAGCTTGCGTTCTCGCTGGAGGAGGCTCGCATCCTCGAGGGACTGCTCCCCGATGCTCAGTCGTTGTTCACTGAAGCCTTCGGTAGGGAGGGGGGCGAGGACCTGACTGTGCAGCAAAAAGCTGCCAGTGCAAGGGTATCAGTTCTTAGTGCACTTGGAGATCGGGAGTTCGGCGAGGCTCTAACAAGACGCGCTGACCGCCGCACCCTGTAA
- a CDS encoding hypothetical protein (encoded by transcript BESB_015880) encodes MWKQERGGQRVARFLPVVVVLLIGVILYSIYVVYNCFPLLQIEVPPEFRDEDARTRGFGHLVVSHVLAVLMFWSLYKACVTPAGSVPETEEWKARPNAEEIVERKRDGTLRYCHKCSHYKPDRTHHSRHTGKCTLKLDHYCPWVANDIGYFNYKFFYLTLLYTTVTLSFAAATMIPTVSAAFTDPNIPFETAYFIIMGTVLSLCVLVIVGSFFIFHSYLLSINSSTVEYCEKRRGGPGLDWDLGVFRNNKEVMVHPWMIFNMWNKKPSDVNSLLRQKLRHPTTEYGFDSGGKKESEVDPLFGVNVDEAKEHGKYSKVRKIDTQLIVDLHDTGDISQLFTASGYPKCGQYSLCCSPQELGDLGCGFPLFFDFLKMLFVLSASQCIFLSPVLFGVYNFWSHESSPSCSVYTLGLPKDAVDEDEIAQFFETNALPGNKEASIVKVVIGFDVCQYYEYAKRQSYLQKKLRRTGKPQDFHEQRMAWKDARAGAAIHQLKQARVRSIPTEIHVIAAALNQETEKHLREQLTRLEEKFKSLEAMHLRATGFAVVLFRYQLEQRECVRHWKESWQGCLKRLFGLGAFNSKHALFRDKYPLVVQRAPNPSDIQWENLAYSSSRRVLAKVATIGIGAVIWVVALTIDVVLLSLNVRIHNENYRGTGLEWFRPIENLIEKIDLSRIREALADPLDVQAHFGFLLLSFAPSVMTTLVNGAVGWVLDSMSQYERHQTVTGSEASSLLKLTVVFTLNTAVKYIFVLNQPEWWYVRGGMVESIFLKLLCCMLMEPIVTALPCQLATVLKSFALTVMYLPLAPIGVFLGLFMWSIYYWTYKYMLLRRCKRPYLQSALLPETALRLARFFMLCVPLVGAYLLVPSFDSSLHLTIQIVMLAGLGVALFFLVLPGRLAQKLFLTHFCQPEKEKTFWERMTYYQAQHMFVDKYHRTNPVYRALPAELNPEILFPPISLGLLGSTTAPEETPDLEGTVPHKRRRRGQLTNFGAAIDFPEKLQTQLRATIAATVDFSPGVARSPDNARFLRSLQEWSQGTDSGGGDPLEFLSSLLPSDIRSAVHRKTTVAGCLSPVAVADANPPGGPRGFLSFEGGVKEVVSLVERGTCSRSSPTLRDLRKPSASSEVRTRACFQVAAPVTEETMRGEAESACEAQTAHAQASDRGLESCGGGDDAHTARQAGREAAARRNKRRWDEGLEEGDARATESRRAGERNGEVEERGKIARKAKCVGTSPLNKTSPGSVTLPRSKGSRLFTREKAEGGRAVEVAIDTRREGSEDDDDVEGDDAGGARERLEASWPSPPPKETRGGGGAGKGTADDLESQSLFSPSLACPLVAASRDSPQCGRAGEAAHTEGSESGKENETNGSEVNTQIQVEAVFSVLVHNDEDPQNTGNTLQLGEMG; translated from the exons ATGTGGAAgcaagagcgaggaggccagCGGGTGGCGCGCTTCCTGCCCGTCGTT GTGGTCCTACTCATTGGTGTGATTCTCTATTCAATCTATGTTGTG TACAACTGCTTTCCCCTCCTTCAAATAGAAGTTCCACCAGAGTTTCGGGATGAGGACGCAAGGACCAGAGGATTCGGGCATCTAGTTGTCA GCCATGTTCTGGCGGTTTTGATGTTTTGGTCTCTCTACAAGGCATGCGTGACCCCAGCCGGATCAGTGCCAG AGACGGAGGAATGGAAGGCGAGGCCTAACGCGGAAGAGATTGTTGAGAGAAAGCGTGATG GAACTCTTCGCTACTGCCACAAATGTTCTCACTACAAACCGGATAGGACCCACCACAGCCGGCATACCGGCAAGTGTACCCTAAAACTGGATCATTATTGCCCATGG GTAGCAAACGATATCGGCTACTTCAACTACAAGTTTTTCTACCTAACACTATTGTATACCACTGTCACCCTATCATTTGCCGCTGCAACGATGATTCCTACCG TCTCGGCCGCGTTCACTGACCCTAATATTCCCTTTGAGACCGCGTACTTCATTATCATGGGAACCGTCCTTAGCCTTTGTGTACTCGT GATTGTTGGAAGCTTCTTCATATTCCACTCGTACCTGCTGTCGATCAATTCGTCGACCGTGGAATATTGCGAGAAACGTCGCGGCGGCCCAGGCCTTGACTGGGACTTAGGTGTGTTCAGGAACAATAAAGAAGTTATG GTTCATCCTTGGATGATTTTCAACATGTGGAATAAGAAACCAAGCGATGTAAACAGCCTCCTCAGACAGAAACTGCGGCATCCTACGACGGAATATGGATTTGATTCGGGAGGGAAAAAAGAATCTGAGGTGGATCCCCTTTTCGGGGTGAATGTTGACGAAGCGAAAGAACACGGCAAATACAGCAAAGTCAGGAAAATTGATACTCAACTCATCGTCGACTTGCACGATACAGGCGACATATCCCAGCTTTTTACTGCTTCGGGATACCCAAAATGCGGGCAATACAGCCTCTGTTGCAGTCCGCAAGAGCTTGGCGACTTAGGATGCG GATTTCCCCTCTTCTTCGACTTTTTGAAGATGCTTTTTGTCCTCTCGGCGTCTCAGTGCATTTTTCTGTCGCCCGTCCTCTTCGGTGTCTACAACTTCTGGTCTCACGAGTCTTCGCCAAGCTGCTCCGTTTACACCCTCG GGCTGCCCAAGGATGCAGTAGACGAAGATGAAATTGCACAGTTTTTTGAGACGAACGCCTTGCCAGGAAATAAGGAGGCATCGATCGTCAAAGTTGTTATTGGCTTCGACGTCTGCCAGTACTACGAGTACGCCAAGAGGCAGAGCTATctccagaaaaagctgagaCGCACCGGAAAACCGCAGGATTTC CACGAGCAACGCATGGCGTGGAAAGACGCCAGAGCTGGTGCTGCAATTCACCAGCTGAAGCAAGCGAGGGTGAGGTCGATACCAACGGAAATTCATGTTATTGCCGCTGCACTAAATCAAGAAACGG AGAAGCACCTGCGCGAACAACTGACGAGGCTGGAAGAGAAATTCAAAAGCCTTGAAGCGATGCACCTCCG GGCAACAGGATTCGCGGTCGTTCTCTTTCGCTACCAGCTT GAGCAGAGAGAGTGTGTGAGACACTGGAAGGAGTCCTGGCAGGGTTGCCTCAAGCGCCTCTTTGGCCTCGGCGCGTTCAACTCAAAGCACGCTCTGTTTCGCGACAAGTATCCTCTGGTC GTTCAGAGAGCCCCGAATCCGTCAGACATCCAATGGGAAAATCTCGCATACAGCAGCTCCCGCCGCGTGTTAGCCAAG GTGGCGACGATTGGGATAGGCGCCGTGATTTGGGTTGTCGCGCTCACAATCGACGTTGTTCTGCTCTCGCTGAATGTTCGTATTCACAACGAAAACTATCGAGGC ACTGGTCTCGAGTGGTTCAGGCCCATCGAAAATCTCATTGAGAAAATCGACCTCTCACGAATTCGTGAAGCTCTCGCAGATCCA CTGGACGTCCAGGCGCACTTTGGCTTCCTGCTTCTCTCGTTCGCTCCGAGTGTAATGACGACGCTTGTCAACGGCGCAGTTGGCTGGGTGCTCGACAGCATG TCCCAGTACGAGCGGCATCAAACCGTCACAGGCAGCGAG gcgtcttcgctgttgAAGCTGACTGTCGTTTTCACTCTCAATACCGCAGTCAAGTACATCTTCGTGCTGAATCAACCAGAGTGGTG GTATGTGAGAGGCGGCATGGTAGAAAGTATTTTTCTCAAGCTGCTCTGCTGCATGCTAATGGAGCCCATAGTGACCGCGCTTCCTTGTCA ACTGGCGACGGTGCTCAAGTCCTTCGCTCTGACGGTGATGTACCTGCCCCTCGCGCCGATCGGCGTGTTCCTGGGCCTGTTCATGTGGAGCATTTACTACTGGACGTACAAATACATGCTTCTGCGCAGATGCAAACGACCCTATCTGCAGTCCGCGCTCTTGCCTGAGACT gcgctgcgccttgcGCGGTTCTTCATGCTGTGTGTGCCCCTCGTGGGGGCGTACCTCCTCGTCCCGTCCTTCGACTCGTCCCTCCACCTGACAATTCAGATTGTCATGCTCGCCGGCTtgggcgtcgccctcttcttcctcgtgcTGCCCGGTCGGCTCGCTCAGAAACTTTTTCTGACGCACTTCTGCCAG CCTGAAAAGGAGAAAACCTTTTGGGAGAGAATGACATACTACCAGGCGCAGCACATGTTCGTAGATAAGTATCACCGAACAAATCCAGTGTACCGCGCCTTGCCAGCAGAATTGAATCCTGAGATTCTGTTCCCGCCCATCTCGCTAGGCTTGCTGGGCTCCACGACCGCGCCCGAAGAGACACCCGATCTCGAGGGGACAGTGCCACATAAACGAAGACGGCGTGGCCAACTGACGAATTTCGGAGCTGCCATCGATTTCCCCGAAAAACTCCAGACGCAGCTGAGAGCG ACGATTGCGGCGACTGTGGACTTCTcgcccggcgtcgcccgctccCCCGACAACGCTCGTTTCCTCCGGAGCCTGCAAGAGTGGTCTCAGGGGACggacagcggaggcggagatcCGCTCGAGTTTCTGTCGAGTCTGCTGCCGTCAGACATTCGCTCGGCGGTGCATCGAAAGACAACTGTGGCTGGCTGCCTTTCGCCAGTTGCAGTGGCCGACGCGAACCCGCcgggaggcccgcgagggTTTCTCTCTTTCGAAGGCGGTGTAAAAGAAGTCGTTTCGCTCGTCGAGCGCGGCACCTGCTCCCGCAGCAGCCCAACCTTGCGTGACCTCCGGAAaccctccgcgtcttccgaGGTGCGAACGCGAGCGTGCTTCcaggtcgccgcgcctgtcaCAGAGGAAACCATGCGAGGggaagcggagagcgcgtgcgaggcacAGACAGCGCATGCGCAAGCGAGCGACAGGGGGTTGGaaagctgcggaggcggagacgacgcccacacagcgaggcaggcggggagggaggcagcggcaAGGAGAAACAAGAGGCGTTGGGACGAGGGACTTGAGGAAGGCGATGCGCGAGCGACGGAAAGCAGAAGGGCTGGAGAGCGAAACGGGGAAGTAGAGGAGCGCGGAAAGATCGCACGGAAGGCAAAATGCGTGGGCACGAGCCCGCTGAACAAAACGAGTCCGGGGTCCGTGACGTTGCCCAGGTCGAAAGGGTCTCGTCTCTTCACACGAGAAAAAGCCGAAGGCGGTCGCGCCGTCGAGGTAGCTATCGacacgaggcgcgagggcagcgaagacgatgaTGACGTTGAAGGTGATGACGCTGGGGGAGCGCGGGAGAGACTTGAAGCCTCttggccgtcgccgcctcccaaagaaacgagaggaggcgggggggcagGGAAGGGAACGGCAGACGATCTGGAATCTCAGAGTCTTTTTTCTCCCTCGTTGGCGTGTCCGCTggtcgcggcttctcgcgACTCCCCTCAGTGCGGGCGagccggcgaggcagcgcacACAGAAGGTTCAGAGAGCGGAAAAGAAAATGAGACAAATGGAAGTGAAGTAAACACGCAAATCCAGGTGGAGGCAGTGTTTTCCGTCTTGGTTCATAACGATGAAGACCCGCAGAACACGGGAAATACACTGCAGCTTGGCGAGATGGGATGA
- a CDS encoding SNARE associated protein (encoded by transcript BESB_015870) has translation MAHWEPSAGACRSRPPSAGEHSASPDRKRPARVAPETDSASPSASRSTPLYGGRDARDSRRPPCLAAPAEPPPPEAAVSACASSALKSVFPACPFSSLCVRDEGAAPAPSEVGCASTPLLGNPDLGAEGALNADGRAGASYPPRLTSSPSWHALLAARAESVGARDADGDDANTDFILFRFFIIAKILVAILCAVLAVSVATHLAAVGETLKILLGKIQALGPYSPVAFVVAYVLLVMVLVPAEVLNVAGGLIFVRLYGYLVGLPLAVCSSMAALLLSGVFCFLLSRHVFAKRIDAFFAGSDVYYAFQLAVEEGGTFFVALIRLSPVLPYSVTSYLFGLTALSVPQLVVGSLSSAPLVFVFNCVGAALRDIDEIDFGHFRLSWEKTAMALFGLATAGASIFYISYLTRRKLEQATEALAMRGPVRGPLRLVSPSVVVRIEDERGQN, from the exons ATGGCGCACTGGGAGCCCTCTGCGGGGGCCTGCCGCTCCcggccgccttccgcgggcGAGCACTCTGCCTCTCCCGACCGCAAGCGAccagcgcgcgtcgcgccagAAACGgactctgcgtctccctcagCCTCGCGTTCCACTCCTCTCTATGGggggcgcgacgcccgcgactcCCGCCGGCCTCCTTGCCTGGCAGCGCCCGCTGAGCCGCCACCGCCTGAGGCGGcagtctctgcgtgcgcgtcttccgcgctcaAGTCGGTTTTCCCAGCGTGCCCGTTTTCGTCCCTCTGTGTGcgggacgaaggcgccgcgcctgcgccgtctgAGGTCGGTTGCGCCTCGACTCCGCTGCTGGGAAACCCCGACCtgggcgcggaaggcgcgctgAACGCGGacggacgcgccggcgcctcctaCCCGCCTCGGCTcacgtcttcgccctcgtggcatgcgctgctggccgcgagagcggagTCTGTTGGTGCGCGGGATGCGGACGGAGATGACGCGAACACGGACTTTATCCTCTTTCGGTTCTTCATCATCGCAAAGATCCTCGTCGCcatcctctgcgccgtcctcgccgtgTCCGTCGCGACGCACCTCGCGGCTGTGGGGGAGACGCTCAAGATCCTTCTCGGCAAG ATTCAAGCGCTCGGACCCTACAgccccgtcgccttcgtcgtggCGTACGTGCTGCTGGTGATGGTGCTCGTCCCGGCAGAAGTTCTC AATGTCGCCGGCGGTCTCATTTTCGTTCGCCTCTATGGGTACCTCG TTGGCCTCCCACTTgcagtctgcagcagcatGGCTGCGTTGCTGCTCTCCGGAGTCTTTTGTTTCCTTCTGAGTCGCCACGTCTTCGCGAAGCGTATTGACGCGTTTTTCGCGGGCAGCGACGTCTACTACGCGTTCCAACTCGCCGTCGAGGAGGGAGGAACATTCTTCGTTGCGCTCAttcgtctctctccagtGCTGCCATACTCT GTGACGAGCTACCTCTTTGGATTGACCGCCCTCAGCGTCCCACAGCTCGTCGTCGGctctctctccagcgcgcctc TTGTCTTCGTGTTCAactgcgtcggcgccgctctgAGAGACATCGATGAGATTGACTTCG ggcaTTTCCGCTTGAGCTGGGAAAAGACTGCCATGgcgctcttcggcctcgccaCAGCAGGG GCATCAATTTTCTACATCAGTTACTTGACGCGCAGAAAGCTGGAACAAGCCACCGAGGCCCTCGCGATGCGCGGGCCTGTGCgggggcctctgcggctcgtctcgccctccgtcgtcgtccgcatTGAAGACGAGCGCGGCCAGAACTGA
- a CDS encoding elongation factor Tu GTP binding domain-containing protein (encoded by transcript BESB_015890): protein MQAPPRAPAPSHPVSPQGVASERNAPLCGLRKRRRPRGSASSAHSASLSLERRRLLRRTRRLSSSLLSASLSGSDEFPCSPAVSLSDPPPAQAFEASAPSPSAPASLSSSPVDLRAACAAAPSVYAPSSSARSSPAPVARTSPASSSGAGLDSEPGDDPAACCVSLSAVAVAQKPFGVSRSMGSDSLALSVSHVVPRCAWRFPRGPLRLFFAVLHVVALSSLSALGAAEALSSPSSLVHFLSPLLSHRSCGVPPASASSRTSLAFSASSPRCRAPAFMSSLSSVSAGSEFAASPSLARSSRASSPLTSPSTPDSAAAQVSSLASLSALRSFSLLPRRRQRVSRSAALSAALHFSPRSSPLGPLHVAAAPGGAELWAPAASVASASSAAPTARAQAAGASEESAEWLRNVAIIAHVDHGKTTLVDALLVHAAELQSAGDLRTSWDFEKRKGMQRMMDTGQLEKERGITITAKVCSLRFKDGKKINIIDTPGHADFSGEVERVMHLADGVLLVVDAVEGCKPQTRVVLQKALQAGLKAVVVINKVDRSSARPEDVAAQVFDLFLQLDATEEQAEFEVVYASALNRQSGSSPSALVTSMEPIVEAIMRLPSPVRRRQEMLAARSAADAAAAETPAAATEREQQAPLQLQIAHVDRNAYRGVMAMGKLLSGTLVPGMPVGVQRPGEPLRKDGSGRGEAEVKKEEGAKSAEASGVVARSPASLVGDIIVLAGVTTDVRVGESVVDLTDPRPLPPLSVAEPSVSIQVLVNTSPLAGKEVETPTSGTMLRQRLLTMTERDVSLRVDTSPEEDGGRGPSSSCLLRLSGRGPLHLALVLETLRREGFELLVAAPSVLPRWGDDGELLEPVEEMEVAVPQEHVGVIINEVKQRKGDLVDVVSSSSSSPSALSTLLFRLPTRKSFGLRSAVMSATKGTASIHAAAGGYQPVPTGEETDGLVKIARKDRHALLSSSADVPSKRDSKSGSKGCNAFIPREGAKQSGGFNVKRGIEGAGAGKKRDRGFLVATEEGTVTGKGALTAQERGQLFVAPGDQVYGGMIVGLNSRGGDLPINVCKAKKLTNMRAAHKEINEGVVPPIEVTLDYGMEIIGANEVMEVTPKSIRLAVRSAMRR from the exons ATGCAAGCTCCTCCGCGGGCTCCCGCTCCCTCTCACCCTGTGAGTCCACAGGGTGTGGCAAGCGAGCGCAACGcccctctctgcggcctgagaaagcggcgaaggccccGCGGCTCAGCCTCATCTGCGCATTCCGCGTCTTTGTCGCTGGAGCGAcgtcgcctgcttcgccgcaCTCGCAGGCTCTCCTCCAGCCTcctttccgcttctctctctggctcAGATGAGTTCCCATGCTCGCCTGCGGTCTCTCTGTCTgacccgccgccggctcaGGCGTTTGAGGcatctgcgccgtcgccctccgcgcctgcttccctctcgtcgtctcctGTCGATCTGCGTGCGGCCTGTGCTGCGGCTCCTTCTGTGTAtgcgccctcttcttctgcgcgttcctctcccgcgcctgtCGCACGCACAtcgcctgcttcttcttctggcgCGGGGCTGGACTCAGAGCCAGGAGACGATCCCGCCGCATGCTGCGTGTCTTTGTCGGCTGTCGCCGTAGCGCAAAAACCGTTTGGTGTCTCTAGATCGATGGGTTCAGACTCTCTGGCGCTCTCGGTCTCTCACGTCGTCCCGCGGTGCGCCTGGCGTTTTCCACGCGGTCCGCTGCGGCTATTTTTCGCTGTCCTTCACGTTgtcgcgctctcttcgctgtccgccttaggcgccgcggaggcgctttcttctccgtcgtctcttGTTCACTTTCTGTCGCCGCTCTTGTCTCATCGCTCCTGCGGCGTGCCTCCTGCGAGTGCGTCCTCTCGCACCTCCCTCGCGTTctccgcgagctcgccgcgctgccgcgcgcctgccttcatgtcgtctctctccagcgTCTCAGCGGGTTCCGagttcgccgcctcgccgtctctggcgcgctcctcgagggcctcgtcTCCCCTGACCTCTCCCAGCACGCCCGATTCTGCGGCGGCTCaggtctcttctctcgcgtcctTATCTGCGCtccgctccttctctctgctgccgcggcggcgacagcgggtcagccgaagcgccgcgctctccgcagctCTCCATTTTTCGCctcgttcttctcctctAGGGCCGCTCcacgtcgcggcggcgcccggcggcgcggagctctgGGCACCGGCTGCTTCagtcgcctcagcctcgtctgccgcgccgaccgcgcgggcgcaagccgccggcgcgagcgaggagagtgCGGAGTGGCTGCGGAACGTCGCCATCATCGCACACGTAGACCACGGCAAAACGACCCTCGTCGACGCGCTCCTGGTGCATGCAGCCGAGCTGCAGTCGGCCGGCGACCTCAGAACCAGTTGGGACTTCGAAAAGCGAAAG GGCATGCAGCGCATGATGGACACCGGCCAACTCGAGAAGGAAAGGGGCATCACCATCACCGCGAAAGTCTGTTCGTTGCGCTTCAAAGACGGAAAAAAAATCAACATCATCGACACGCCAG GGCACGCGGACTTCAGCGGCGAAGTCGAGCGAGTGATGCACCTTGCGGACGGAGTTCTGCTTGTCGTCGACGCTGTGGAG GGCTGCAAGCCCCAGACGCGCGTggtgctgcagaaggcgctcCAGGCAGGTCTCAAAGCAGTCGTCGTGATTAACAAGGTCGATCGAAGCTCCGCGCGACCCGA GGACGTCGCCGCCCAAGTTTTCGATCTCTTCCTGCAACTCGACGCGACTGAAGAGCAGGCTGAATTTGAG GTCGTCTACGCCTCGGCGCTGAACCGTCAGAGTGGCTCCAGTCCCTCCGCCCTCGTGACCTCTATGGAGCCGATCGTCGAGGCGATCATGCGCCTGCCCTCGCCagtccgccggcgccaggaGATGCTTGCGGCGCGgtcagcggcagacgccgcggctgcggagactccggcggctgcgacggagCGTGaacagcaggcgccgctgcagctccagATTGCCCACGTGGATCGGAACGCGTACCGGGGCGTGATGGCGATGGGCAAGCTGCTGAGCGGGACGCTGGTGCCTGGCATGCCTGTCGGCGTCCAGCGACCGGGCGAGCCTCTCAGAAAAG ACGGAAGCggcaggggcgaggcggaggtgaagaaagaggagggcgcgaagTCCGCAGAAGCGTCCGGAGTCGTCGCCAGAAGCCCCGCGTCGCTCGTGGGAGACATCatcgtcctcgccggcgtcacCACGGACGTGCGCGTCGGTGAATCGGTAGTTGACCTCACG GACCCGCgccccctgccgccgcttAGCGTGGCGGAGCCGTCGGTGTCCATCCAGGTGCTTGTAAATacttcgccgctcgcgggaAAGGAAGTCGAGACGCCGACCTCCGGAACgatgctgcggcagcgcctgcttACCATGACCGAACG AGACGTCTCCCTGCGAGTCGACACAAGTcccgaagaagacggaggccgcggaccgtcgtcttcctgtcttctgcggctgAGCGGACGAGGGCCCCTTCacctcgccctcgtcctcgAAACACTTCGCCGCGAAGGCTTCGAACTactcgtcgctgcgccttcagTGCTGCCTCG ATggggagacgacggagagctCCTGGAGCCGGTGGAGGAGATGGAAGTCGCTGTGCCTCAGGAGCACGTCGGCGTGATTATCAACGAAGTGAAACAGAG GAAAGGCGACTTGGTAGACGTCGTTagttcgtcctcttcttcgccttcggcgctgTCGAcgctcctcttccgcctgccGACGCGCAAGTCCTTCGGTCTGCGGTCGGCCGTCATGTCTGCCACGAAGGGCACCGCTTCGATCCacgccgctgctggcggctaCCAGCCGGTCCCcacgggcgaggagacggacGGGCTGGTAAAGATTGCGCGGAAAGACCGCCACGCTCTGCTGTCGTCCTCAGCGGACGTGCCGAGCAAACGCGACAGCAAGTCTGGCTCCAAGGGCTGCAACGCCTTCATTCCGCGCGAGGGGGCGAAGCAGTCTGGCGGCTTCAACGTGAAGCGAGGCatcgaaggcgccggcgccggcaaaAAGAGAGATAGAGGCTTCCTTGTCGCCACCGAGGAGGGAACGGTCACGGGAAAAGGTGCGCTCACCGCTCAG GAGAGAGGCCAACTCTTCGTCGCGCCCGGTGACCAAGTGTATGGGGGCATGATCGTCGGGCTGAACAGCCGTGGAGGTGATCTCCCG ATCAATGTGTGCAAGGCGAAGAAACTCACAAATATGCGGGCGGCGCACAAGGAGATCAATGAGGGCGTTGTGCCGCCTATTGAAGTCACCTTAGACTACGGAATGGAGATCATCGGG GCGAATGAAGTCATGGAAGTAACGCCGAAGAGTATAAGACTGGCAGTTCGGTCCGCAATGCGAAGATGA